The stretch of DNA ACACAGACGATCTCGCGGCCGTCGCGTAGATAGAGCAATCCCGCGCAGAGGGCCGGGGCTTGGCGGGTTGGACCGAGTAGCGGTGTGCGGCCGATCTCTTGGTAGTGCTGGGGAGAGGCTTCTATCACGACCAGTTCGCCTTTGATGGTCGAAATGAATAGTTTGCCGTCGCCAGCGATTAGGTTGCCTTTGCCGAAACGTGTTTGTCGCCACACCCGTTCACCGGTTGCTGCATTGACGCAGGTCAGGTGGGTGACCGGTCCGGCGCTGCCGACGTTGTCGAAGCCGTATAGATAGCCATCCATCAGTATCGACGTTTGCCACTCGTTGCGCAGCACACTTTTGACGCCTTGTGAGGCCCAGACTTCGGTCGGACGGAATCGGTCGCCGTCGGGTAACAGTTTCAACAGCACGCTGCCGTGATTCTCCGCAGCGGAAATGAACACCTGCTCTTTGAATGACAGTGGGGTGGCGATGTTGCAGTCGTAATCGGTCTTGTATGGATAGCGCCACAGGTCAGCGCCGTCTTGGGCTGCAATGCCAATCACCGAACTACCGGTGAACACGACCGCTTGCTCTCGTCCCCCCACGTTGAGTAATGCCGGGGAGGAATACCCCGCCGTCTCCTCTGTCCCCGCTTTCCAAGCGGGTTTGCCGGATTTTATGTCGTAGGCAACTACCGTTGCTTGAGGCGCGCCGATCGTCACAATGACCCGTTCGGCGGCAACCAATGGCGAACAGGCCATGCCGTAATCCGCTGGCTGTCCGCCATGTTCTTCAAGCGTGTTGTGTGACCAGAGGATATCCCCGTTGGAAAATTTGAGAGCAACGAGAATTCCTTCCCCAGTGAACGCAAACACCTGGTCGCCCACAATCGTCGGAGTCGCTCGCGGACCGTCCCCCTGCCCGTTGCGGTACTCGGGTGCGACGGGTGTACTCCAGATCGGCTTGCCGGTCGCCGCATCGATACAAATGACCCGTTGCTTACCATCGGTTTGTACCATCGTCAGCAACCGTCCACGGCTGATTGCCAATCCCGACATGCCCACACCCCCGGGCATGCGCCAGACTTCTTTGGGCCCCTCGTCCGGCCATTTGTCGAGTAAATCCGTTTCTGCGGAGATGCCGTTACGGTGCGGCCCGAGAACCTGTGGCCATTCCTCTTCAGCCTGAA from Symmachiella dynata encodes:
- a CDS encoding PQQ-binding-like beta-propeller repeat protein, with the protein product MLKTWSCVCAVLLILAVDVQAEEEWPQVLGPHRNGISAETDLLDKWPDEGPKEVWRMPGGVGMSGLAISRGRLLTMVQTDGKQRVICIDAATGKPIWSTPVAPEYRNGQGDGPRATPTIVGDQVFAFTGEGILVALKFSNGDILWSHNTLEEHGGQPADYGMACSPLVAAERVIVTIGAPQATVVAYDIKSGKPAWKAGTEETAGYSSPALLNVGGREQAVVFTGSSVIGIAAQDGADLWRYPYKTDYDCNIATPLSFKEQVFISAAENHGSVLLKLLPDGDRFRPTEVWASQGVKSVLRNEWQTSILMDGYLYGFDNVGSAGPVTHLTCVNAATGERVWRQTRFGKGNLIAGDGKLFISTIKGELVVIEASPQHYQEIGRTPLLGPTRQAPALCAGLLYLRDGREIVCVDVRTPK